The window GCTCTGGACTCTTTTTGTCCCCATCAAACATGGAAAAGATATAAGTCTCTATAGCTCTTCCTGGCCTCTTGGATGTTCCATTCTTCACATGTTGAATCAGCTTTGAATTGTAAGTTTGTGCATTTTGCACTGAAGTCCCCTCATCTCCTTGAGTTGGCCAACCACTCTCCGATACAACAATCTGAACAAAAGAACCACCATTCTTCTCAAGAGCTGAGTATAAAGCATCTGGTAACCTCTTCCACCACCATCATTAAAAACAAATGATGGAGAGGTAAAAAAGGCATAGGAAAGCTGGATGTCCCTTTGGTTATATTGTAACTTAAAGTAAGGATACACATTAGCTAGTAGTGGTGCACCATTGCTAGCAAAGGAAGCTTATAATTGGGTCTATAAATGACCTCACGTTGCCCCTGAAGGCACCTTGAGATGGAGGGTAAGAGTTTCCAAGGAGGCCAGTATCAATGGCTGTCAacactttgatttggttttgtagACCAGCTGATGCAATTGCACTTTGTATGTTTCACATTGCAGGGAGAACAAACTGAGCTTTTCCGTTGCCGGGATTCACTTCATTGCTGACGGCAATGTACTTGAATTTGACATTAGATGAGCATGCTTTTGTGTACCTTTGTACCCAATCATTTGCAGTGCactgcttctatgccttgaagGTGACCGTTTGGGACACCCAACATGAGTTCAATGTTAAAGCCTCCAAGAGCTTGGAGAGCTGCGTCATTTGGAGCAAAAGCCTCATCCTTTGGATGCTTGATGATTTATAAAGATTCACAACTACTTGTGGAGATGGTAAATTGCTGCCTGGTGATCCATAACAGACACCCGTTTGTGCAACTGCATTACATTGAATGACTCTAGTGAGGCTTAGGTCAAACTTGTTTGGAATTAACAATGCAGTAGAACAATGATTagcaaaagacaaaaaaaaataaaaaatcacacaCATAGAACACAATGTTTTAAGTGGTTCACCCAAGATGGGCTACGTCTACGGCTGAGTGATAACCAAAGCTTCAACTATTCTGATGAAGAATTATAAAACTCTCACCCTCATATCTTCTTTGGAGTTATAGTGTTTTGACGTGTTACAATATAGAAGAACCCTAATCTCCAAAAGTACAAAATTACCCCAATATAAATGACTCCCAAAAAATTCGAATAGGGGCTCCACCCCCTACCAGTATTTCTTGAATTAAATTAAGATCAAGTTCCACCAATTACAAAACTAACatcaaatagaaaatgaaatttacaaTTTAGCACAGAGAGACAAGTCTAAACCGTGTTTGGGTAGAAGGAGGTGAAGTAAAATATTCATTTTCATGGGTAAGTGAAGTGAtattaatgagaaaaaagaaagaactttTCTGTGGGGTGTTAAGAACTTTTCTGTGGGTGTTTGGCTAGCAGGAACCTGCAAGTAAGTGCAAAAGAATGTAGAGTACTTCAGTTCTAATCTAACAGATCCTTAATTCTGTTACACAGACCTGTAATGACTAGGCTACCCATTAGTAGCCCAAAGAGAAGCGACAGTACTGTGGCAGCAATAGGAGGGCTATTGTTTCTTGTTGCAGAGAACGTAGCCATGATAGTGGTGAAGAAGACAGCCTGATCAAATTTATCACATGCATCTCATTACCACCATCGAGGCCTCTTATATAGGAAGAGAAGAAGCTAGTATCTTGAGATCTTCCATGTTCCACTGTGAATTTAGTGGCAATCCTATGAAGCTACTTGGAAGCTTCTATGCCAAGATTTCCTTGTTCACGTAGAAAACTCTTTATGAAGGATGAGTTAACTATGGATGCTACCTCCAGACCTAGATTCAGATTTAGAAAGTGTAAGGagtcccctgctgatggcaacgCTAAAGGTGGGGGTGTCTATTGTTTTATGGTCGTTTCCGGTGGCTCCTTCCTGATGGTTCTCTTTATatgattttatcattttttgtttctataatTTTAATAGAATCTATCCTTCTAGCAGAAAAAGAGTCGGAGGTGGGCTTAAAATGATTATAGGAGAAGTGGGAGGAAAGACATCTAAAGCTTAGGACTGGAATCTTTATGGCTCTGAATCATGGTTCTAAATATCTTGGCCCAGATTTCGGAAGTTTAGGCCATCTGGGTGGACCCTGAGACGAGATGGCCAAATTTcggaaataaaaaataccagATTTTGGTCAGGTTTcaaaaaatttggaaatttcagcccaaatttCTAGTAATAATagccttgaaaaaaaaaaaaaaataccaggtTTGGTGGTTTTTGCCCAGATCTCGATTTCGGCCTAGGCCAAAACCTGTCCGAAAACTGAAATTTAGTTCCTTGCTTTGAATAGAGTTGAATGGAGAAATAGGCTCCATGTATCTGAACCACATTTAATTTGGATagggctgagttgagttgagtattCCAAAATTTAATTGGGAGTACTGCTACTGGAAGTTCCTATCAGAAAAAGCAGAACCTTcaaagaaggtttttttttttggatgaataaccTTCAAAGAAGTTACAGAAGAACAAATTCCAAATTCTAAATGACGTTCAAATTTGTCCAGGAAAAGCTaccagagaaagaaaaagaagaaagggaagggcGGTGGAGAAAGACTCACTAGTGAAGATATATTAATTTTCTCATCACATGGAGTCTCCTCCCCTTCAAAACCCCAATAACCCATACTAGCAAATCTCCCATTTTCTGGATAAAATTTCCCAGGAATTGATAAATCATTTCGAGAATgatcagaataagaaaaagcaAGAGCCACACTTACCCATAATCAACCCAGGGCTGGCTTTGAGTAAGCTGTCAATAATGCCTCTATTGCCAGCATGTAAGCAGAAGATAATAATATGGCTGGTCCAGACCTAACCTTACAAGGTAAATAGTCAAGTGGCAACCAGGTATCATGTACAGATACCACCTATGGTTTGATAAGGGTTTCTAGCAAGTGTCAAGAACATCCATAGACCAAGCATGGTCTCTCATGTTTAAAACAATGGTAAGAATCTCCCACATAAGTCCCACCTCAATGACTGCCAACACCAGAACCATGATTGACCATTTTTCATCCAATATATGtcttttaattattatattgGAGTCACCCAATAAGTTCTTTGCTGATGCAGTTGGTAATGAAATCTGAAACTCCAGATTATGGATTACAGATGCAAGCAATCCCAATAATCAAACTATAATTAGATCTGGGATAAAGGAAGCAACTACATTattaagggaagaaatcaggtcAATGGAAGCAGAAGGAAAAGAGATGAGATTGATCTacttgggaggaagaagagagaaatagagggaaaaaaaaaaaggtttgagaTACCAATCCCTTACATGTTGCTCAACGGCACCACACCTGTTAAAAGACTCATATCCTTCACTCAAATTATCTCTAATTGATGAGGATGCATAACATATATAACGACCATATAAAATAACTCAAAATATTACTCTTAATCACATACACACtctcaataaagtaaataaactcaaaacagaatTCTATCCAGCTATTAAGAATCCTAGTCTAACTCAAAACACTTAACCACTAATCCCGTGTACTAACTTTCCCTACTTTATGAGCTTATAAACGAAGGCCATTataatgaaacccaaaaaataaaagcccAATCTATAATGGCTATCCAAAGGCCAATTTCTGCCTATTAGACCGCTACCAACACCTTACGGTCCTTCCCAAGCTTACACATAGGCCCTCCCGTCAGGGATTAATGTTTAATGCAACTACATCAGTTGGGTTTGACATAAGGAAACATTGAAAATGTATTTAAGTATTTTAAAATTATAGACATCTCGATAATTAGGGTCCATCTCATCATTATACTTGAATTACTCTGTTTCAGTCAGTAATTACACTAAATCATTAACTAACCTATAATAACTAGTCAAAGCCTTAATAAATAGGTACCCAATACTTGAGAGGCACTGGGTAGGGTACATGGGTTCTGTAAGTATGGTTACAGATGTACCCAGCTAGCGATCAGGTACTCAAATATGATTTCAACCCCCACTAATCTGAACCAGGTTGATTGGTAATTGAGTGATTGGTTAACCCATTGACATTagtgatatatttttttatatttccaTGTGACATATTCTTAAAACAGACCCAACTTAAACAGTTCCAAATGCAGGGCCAGACCAGCGGCAACATAGGCCAAAAATCTCAAGTTACCTGTGCCTGAAATCTATGTCCAGCCCACAATTAGGCCATAGCAGCCTAGCAGGACCAGAACAAAgcccaaacaaaaaaacaaatcagCCTGTGACACCCTTAGAGAAAGCTGCCCTCTCGTGGTCACAAATTGGATACCAGCATATATTTTAAGACAAATGACACTCAttcatctttttatttaaattgggGAGCGGGGCGTGAACCTAATGTATTCATGACGATAATAAACATCAAATCCTTTTTTGAAATCATGATAATCCGATAGAGAACAAAAATGTCTTCCAAATATCTGTTATTATAAATCTCTTTAGAAATCATATGATACTGGAACAAGAATTTCTTCAAAATATCTGTTCTTCTAACAGAAATCAGGCTTATCGTTTGCAACTGAGAAAAGAATACTGTAGGTTCAGAAACATTGGCTCTGCATGCACAATTACACAAAAGCAAATCTCAGGTATAGGAAGGCTCCATATTTGATGGGTCTTATGACTTCCAAGATCACCAGAGCCAAATGCAGTTTGAGCAGAAGGAAATTTCTAGGTGTTTTGCCTTTGTCGGAAATTTCCAAAATAGGCATTGTCTAGGCAAGAAAAATTTGTTGAAACACCACATGTAGGTGTGTAACTACTTTACAAGCCAACAAAGAGATTAACTAAGATTTTATAAATTAAACAACAAATTTTGAGGAAGAATATGGGTGCTAAGAAAGGTCATAATGGAAAATATAAACGTGGTTTGGGTAGGATGATTTGGAGCTTAAGGGAGGTTATAGACTGATAAGGTTGAAATCTCCAAGATGTGGTTATGACGAGTTAGGGTTAATGATTGGGAATGTGATGGAGGAAATTAGTACCTTGTATGGGAAGTGATGGTTGAGGATGATAGGGATAAAACATATTGAGGGAAGTCATGGGAAATAAGGTAGCGATGAACAGGAAAACCATACCCAGTTACCCGAATAATGGTTATTCCAGCATCCACaaggaagaaagaataaaaacacTAATCAGTAGTACCAACAGAAAAATCTCCAGTGTTCATGAAGCAAAACTTATCGACAGAGCTAGAATAGTAATCTTCTAATTCTTTTGCCAATATATAAAAGTAACCTATTTAACTCATTCTATCTtactaaaaattaaaacaacAAATACACTACCTAACCTGTGAAAACTAAACCAACTGGATCAAAGTACCTCacctatgtgtgtgtgtgtgtgtgtgtgtgtgggagagagagagagagagaaacaagaacCAAAACAAGACCAATCAATAACCAATATAACAGAGCTGCCTCTTCAACATAGGGCAATGAGCTAGACCAAAGGATGGCCCAAAGTCCGCCCCACCCAACAACTGACCCTTGCTGatcaaactttttttatttttgaaagaataaaataagTGTACCTAAGGTCTCCCAAATCTActtgttctttttcccttttctcctatACAGAGGGTGAATTCCTCCCCAGTTTCATAGGGTGATCCATCCCTTGCCTTCAAATTTTACCTGAACATCTTAAAAGTAGAGAACACATACACATATGTACACACAGAAACACAAATAGCACTTACATAGACTCCTCCTGCATTCGACTACCGTCCTATATTATAAGGCTCACTAATAACCATAATTCCTAAAGACTAGGGGACTCCCAACAACCTCTTAACTGACTTGGGTTATTCAGCTCTACATGTATTCATTCAACTCTAGGCCACATTACCTGATCAACCCTACATACATGGAatttatcaaagaaaaacaTACACAACATCCTTCTCCACTTAAACATCAACCTTGTCTTCAAGGATGAACTCATGAAAACTAATCTTGACTTGCTGCCCATCCTCTCAAGTCACATACTACAGAAAGAGCCCCTTCTAATGTATAAGAACTTCATCACACTGCTTTTGAGTTGGAGCAATGGCagcaccttcttcttcttcttgaaaatTGGGCAGTTCATATTGCAGTTCTACAGTTGTTCCCACCTTCTCCTTCAAACAAGACATCTAAAACACCCGATGAATCCTCGATTCACTAGGAAACTTGAGCTTATATGCTACGGGTTAGGGCTGCAACAGGGgcgggttgggccgggctttttaaaaccctagcccaaccctgaatCCCCTCAGCTAGGCCCAAGCCCGGCGCGAACCTGACTTAGGGCGTAAAAAcctcagcccaagcccaagcatACCCTGCCAGGCTCAGCCCAGCCTAGCCCTGCCCTGATTGGGCCGGGATGGTCCTGACCCTACGGACTTCAAAAAGTACCCCCCAAAATTCAAACTTTACCCCTCTAAGATCGGACAACAAAAATATTCTCAATAGAAAGAAGGCAGTAATGGAGAAAATGAAAAGGTTCATGAAAACTCACAGAGTACAATAAGATCTTCAATTTTATCTCTCCAAGAACTTCTTTGCAGAAATTTTCCGATTTCATTGATGTTGCTGCTACATTTAATGGAATAATTAGAGCATTGTGGGAGATGGTGAGTCAAGGATCTATTTTCTTTACTTAAGTACAACATTTTCATACCTTCTAATAAACATGCCATTAAATAGAGAAGAGCTGAAGTTGAAGTTGGAGTGCAGGCTTCTAAGCACCACAGAGTTcggaaaatagagaagaaaaaccTTTATCATATTGAATCGACCAATGAAGATGCAGAAGCAGAGAGAGGAGTGACTTACCCGTGCTATTAAAATAGATTTCAGGAGAGAATCCATTACCGATCTCAAATAAGGAGCCATCCCTGTTAAATACAACCCAACTGATTCTTCTCTGTGAAGAGAAAACTTCATATCCTCCCAGAACCAGTGACGAAAATTAGAAAATGGGCttcatataagaaaaaaaaaatcccaaatcggGATCATAAAGAACAGCCTGAGAACCCCCCAAGACCGAAGAATCATCTCTCTGAAACCTTAGAAATCAACTCCGATTTATCCTCCTCTTCTCACTAATTAACCGATATAAAAAGGCCAATTAATCttcacaagaaaaaaattagtaaCCTGATTTTGATAATAAAAATAGAACTACAAAGGTAGAAAGGCTGGTGGCTATCAAGAGAAATTGAAGATCAGTGATAAACAGTTCATTAACCAGTTAAAAATCAAACACAATCAGTTCCTTTCAGTGCCAAGCTGGATGTGAATTGAAGATTTCAACAATCCAACTTTGATATAGGATATAAAAATAGCAGGATACACTAAGCACAATAACAAAACTTAGAAtccaaaatataacaaattaTAACAGGCTTCAGTGAATGAAATATTGAGATAAAAATACCCATGTGGATGCAAGATTATTTGCCTAAATTTAGAAAGCAATAATGCCAGGTGAATCTTTATTTGATATAATTGTGGCAAAGTTATGAATTCAGACCTGCAGGAAATTATCAATACTTCAATAGTCCTACAAAGTCATACAGCTATGAACCTCAACATGCAAACTAAACCAAACAATCTTCCACTGCAGCTCGAGTTTCAGGAGGAATTTGTGTATGGAGAAAATTACAATTGTAGTCCATATATTATTGATGATAAAATGTACTCCTATAGCACATACACAATAGAAGCTAAATGGAGGCAATAATCTGTCAATTAAAGGCATACAGTGACTAAATTACAGGGCGAAGGTAATTAAAGAGGTCTTGTCCTCAATGTCGCAAATTCATTGACCATTCCATCTTCAAAGCCTCAAATATTACCATTTGAATAATTACAGTTGTAACACACACATGCTAAGACTAAGCAGGTCAAAGGTGTTGCATGATAATGTATTCCCTCAAACATATCTGGATTTTCTTCCACTTGATAATCAAGGCCAATATATGAACATTCTTAACATCTGAAAATCTCAAGTCAGATCAGCATATACAAGCATGCTGGCCAAGCCATAGCTCtcttataaatgtaaaatcatcCCCATTTGATCATTACTTAAAGTTGTCAATTACTATTGAGAATAAacataaagaaaaaggaaacagaaGGAGAAGACAATCCATTTAAGTCTATGAAATTAGAGGAAAGGGggagaaggaaaaacaaaaaacaaacagaGGTGAAATTGGATCTACATTAGTACTCGCTGCACACTTCAAGCATTCTCAATTGAAATCCCTGAGTCTTTTCTTCAGCATGTCCATTGACTTCTTCCGAGCATTTTGCTTAGTATTCCGACTTGAAAGGCTTCCAAACAGTCGATCTGGTGAGTCCTTAAATTTTTCACAAATGCTAGCTACCTTTTTATAGTCCAAAGCGCTATAGTTTTTCTCCCTTATCACAGGGTTCATAAAGTTTTCTGGCTGGCTGCTCATAAGAAGGTTAATCAGTTGTCGTGCTTGTATCAAGCAGTCTCTAAAACTACCTTCCTTGTGTATCTCACTCAAGCCAGTACTTTGGAATCTATCCTCTGCAAAAGATTCTAAAATTTTTAGATCATTGTCAATACCCATGACTGCATTCACATTGAATCTCTTGACACTGTCACTGAGAAAAGCTGACACAATTGAGTCAGAGATGTGCTCCAGGGCCCCACTCCCAACCTTGTACAAGGCATCCAATGGTAAGATTTGCTGAGCTGTGGACATCAGAGTCTCAATGTAGAACACCACCTCATTTATATACTCATTTCCATTCTGTGGAGTCTCCTCTGTTGTCCAATTGATATTGTCAGTAAGTTGCATAAATTCATCCAACTTAGTATTCACTAGGTTTAACAAAGCATGATAGGCCTCATCCCTTGATGTCTTTAGGACCAACTTGGCATTTAAACTAGCATGAGTCCTCTCAATTGATCGTATAGGAATGCCACAGTGTTGTGCTGCCTGTCGCAGAAAATAATCACAAGCTCGCTCAAGAACAGAAATGTTCGCAGCAATCTGCATTGCTTGGGAAATACCCGTGGAGGGACTGTGGATTGCCTTCAATAAAGCCTCATTCAAGACATCAATTAATAGCTTGTCCAGGAACTTCTTCACAACATCATAGAAGTTCATGTGGCCCCCATAAGACAAGTAACTGACAGAATCTTCAATAAATGATCGGACTATGCGGCAGCAGTCAGGAACAACAGAGGAGAAAGGCGCAATATATGGGAAAGCAGGAATTATATCTGATGTTTGTAGATGGAATGCTAAAACATTCATGTTGTATTCATATTCCTTCTTCATCACCATCTGCTCATAAGTTTCACCGGCAAACACATCGACAATCTGCTGCCGACACTCTTCTAGAAGAAGCTCATGGTATTTGTCTCTACTATTATCAAGAACCTCCAGTAGCGGACCTACCTGGTACCCATACCGTGTAAGAGTTGAACCTACAAGAGTGATATAGTCCTTGATCAGAAGTAGATGACTTGCGGTATCCATACGGGAAAACTGCTCACCCAGCACAGCTGTCATCTTTGCAATAGCTGTATCCCATATTGTCTCCACCTGATTTGCTGATAAGAGCCCTCCTGCTGTTCGTAGTATCCGGTCCTCCACTATAAAGTAACCAGCAATTTGAGCAAAAAAGGTTTGATGGGATTCTAGAAATGGTTGAATTGAGGATATTTGCAAGTCTGAATTGAGTTGCAACAACCGATTCTTGTAGTAGTATTCGCGGAACTGATCTTGGATTCCAAGGCAAGTGTGGATGTGGTATGCCCGATAGACAGGTGTGAGATCAAACTTCAGAATTGAATCTTCATCGATTTCCTCCACATCTAAAGTGTACACACAATCTCCTAACCCGGAACGGCTTTGTTCCTCAGCTTCCCTCTGGCGAGCCCGCATATCCTCATCTCTTTGACGGGCAGATGCTGCCTGTCCTATAGCCATCTGACCGATTTCTCTAGCAGTGCTCCTAATGTGAACCAACCACTCATTAAACTCACTACTTACTTTCTTCTCGATATGCAACTTTATTGCTGGTATTTGCTTCTCAATAACCTTCCGCAGGGCCTTAACTGGAATATTTTGCATAAAATTTTGCTCAATCAGGTCTAGAGTCTTCAGAGCAGGATAAAACCGACCTTCTGTTACATGTGCGTTACACTTCACGCAAAGCTC is drawn from Macadamia integrifolia cultivar HAES 741 chromosome 7, SCU_Mint_v3, whole genome shotgun sequence and contains these coding sequences:
- the LOC122084329 gene encoding exocyst complex component SEC15A → MQAKTKKRTVTENGDGPEDLVLATSIGNGEDLGPIVRHAFEMGRPEALLHQLKNVVKKKEVEIEELCKLHYEEFILAVDELRGLLVDAEELKSELSSDNFRLQEVGSELLLKLEELLESYSVKKNVTEAIKMSKVCVEVLELCVKCNAHVTEGRFYPALKTLDLIEQNFMQNIPVKALRKVIEKQIPAIKLHIEKKVSSEFNEWLVHIRSTAREIGQMAIGQAASARQRDEDMRARQREAEEQSRSGLGDCVYTLDVEEIDEDSILKFDLTPVYRAYHIHTCLGIQDQFREYYYKNRLLQLNSDLQISSIQPFLESHQTFFAQIAGYFIVEDRILRTAGGLLSANQVETIWDTAIAKMTAVLGEQFSRMDTASHLLLIKDYITLVGSTLTRYGYQVGPLLEVLDNSRDKYHELLLEECRQQIVDVFAGETYEQMVMKKEYEYNMNVLAFHLQTSDIIPAFPYIAPFSSVVPDCCRIVRSFIEDSVSYLSYGGHMNFYDVVKKFLDKLLIDVLNEALLKAIHSPSTGISQAMQIAANISVLERACDYFLRQAAQHCGIPIRSIERTHASLNAKLVLKTSRDEAYHALLNLVNTKLDEFMQLTDNINWTTEETPQNGNEYINEVVFYIETLMSTAQQILPLDALYKVGSGALEHISDSIVSAFLSDSVKRFNVNAVMGIDNDLKILESFAEDRFQSTGLSEIHKEGSFRDCLIQARQLINLLMSSQPENFMNPVIREKNYSALDYKKVASICEKFKDSPDRLFGSLSSRNTKQNARKKSMDMLKKRLRDFN